One genomic segment of Cellulophaga sp. HaHaR_3_176 includes these proteins:
- the ilvN gene encoding acetolactate synthase small subunit, whose product MEKKWFTISVYSENNVGLLNRISGIFLKRHINIESLNVSKSEIEDVSKFTVVVFTEEEVARKIVGQIEKQIEVIKAYYHIDDETIYQESVLFKINSSLLFDERNIQNIIKDCNATIVTVSRDFFVLAKTGRKHEIDEMYNQLLPYGIMQFVRSGRIAVSKEEMPISALLAKFQK is encoded by the coding sequence ATGGAAAAAAAGTGGTTCACAATATCCGTTTATTCAGAGAATAATGTTGGATTATTAAATAGAATTTCTGGTATCTTTTTAAAAAGACATATAAATATTGAAAGCTTAAATGTTTCAAAATCAGAAATTGAAGATGTTTCTAAATTTACGGTAGTAGTTTTTACAGAAGAAGAAGTTGCGCGTAAAATTGTAGGTCAGATTGAAAAACAGATAGAGGTTATAAAAGCATATTACCATATTGATGATGAAACTATTTATCAAGAGTCTGTTTTGTTTAAGATAAACTCTAGCTTACTTTTTGATGAAAGAAATATTCAGAATATTATAAAAGATTGTAACGCAACAATCGTCACAGTTTCAAGAGATTTCTTTGTTTTAGCAAAAACAGGAAGAAAACATGAAATAGATGAAATGTACAATCAACTATTACCTTACGGAATTATGCAATTTGTACGTTCTGGAAGAATAGCGGTAAGTAAAGAGGAAATGCCTATTTCGGCATTATTAGCAAAGTTTCAAAAATAA
- a CDS encoding O-methyltransferase codes for MNDNIFTNKPEILSKIEDKSKAIGFTMPSDLYVGSLLKTLVASKPAASILELGTGIGLSLAWMLDGMDSESTMISVDNDEELIAIAKDFFKDDKRLQLVCEDGSIWLKNYKQGKFDLVFADAWPGKYSEIDEVLKLVKVGGFYIIDDMTEQPNWPEGHSDNVDGLIAYLEKRKDFSLTKMNWSTGLIIATRVA; via the coding sequence ATGAACGATAACATCTTTACAAATAAGCCTGAAATTCTATCTAAAATAGAAGATAAGTCTAAAGCGATTGGTTTTACAATGCCTTCTGATTTGTATGTTGGGAGCTTATTAAAAACCTTAGTAGCTTCTAAACCTGCAGCTTCTATTTTAGAATTAGGTACAGGAATAGGGCTGTCTTTAGCATGGATGTTAGATGGCATGGATTCTGAGTCGACTATGATTTCGGTTGATAATGATGAAGAGCTTATAGCTATTGCAAAAGATTTTTTTAAAGATGATAAACGACTTCAACTAGTTTGTGAAGATGGTAGTATTTGGTTAAAAAATTATAAACAGGGTAAATTCGATTTAGTTTTTGCAGATGCATGGCCAGGTAAGTACAGCGAAATTGATGAGGTTTTAAAACTAGTAAAGGTAGGTGGTTTTTATATTATCGATGATATGACTGAACAGCCAAACTGGCCAGAAGGACATTCTGATAATGTAGATGGCTTGATAGCTTATTTAGAGAAAAGAAAAGATTTTAGCTTGACTAAGATGAATTGGTCAACAGGTTTAATTATAGCTACTAGGGTAGCGTAA
- the ilvB gene encoding biosynthetic-type acetolactate synthase large subunit codes for MATDTLKNKKKAEGQDTSMKITGAEAIIHCLLAEDVDLIYGYPGGAIMPVYDELYKFQDKLTHILTRHEQGATHAAQGYARVSGRVGVAIATSGPGATNLVTGLADAQIDSTPMVCITGQVGSHLLGSDAFQETDIVGISTPVTKWNYQITKASEIPKILAKAFFIAKSGRPGPVLIDITKDAQFEEFDFSYEKCKGVRSYNPFPKVDVTKVEEAATLINAAKKPMIVFGQGVILGQAEKELKELVEKAGIPAAWTILGLSAMDTEHPLNVGMVGMHGNYGPNLLTNECDLLIAIGMRFDDRVTGNLETYAKQAKVIHFEIDPAEINKNVKSDVAVLGNSKETLQMLLPLISKNSHEAWHNEFKKKYEIEYNEVIKNDLHPTKEGLTMAEVIEEINIASKNSAIIVTDVGQHQMVACRYAKFNQTKSNVTSGGLGTMGFALPAAIGAKMGAMDREVVAIIGDGGYQMTIQELGVIFQHKLPVKIVVLNNDHLGMVRQWQELFFEKRYASTVMVNPDFVKIAEGYSIKATRISERKDLKATIQEMIASDEPYFLEVKVEKEHNVFPMIPTGASVSDMRLK; via the coding sequence ATGGCTACAGATACATTAAAAAATAAAAAGAAGGCAGAAGGCCAGGATACCAGTATGAAAATTACAGGAGCAGAAGCAATAATACATTGTTTATTAGCTGAAGATGTCGATTTGATTTATGGTTATCCAGGTGGAGCCATAATGCCAGTTTACGATGAATTATATAAATTTCAAGATAAACTAACACATATATTAACACGTCATGAACAAGGTGCAACACATGCTGCACAAGGTTATGCTCGTGTATCTGGTAGAGTTGGTGTTGCTATTGCAACATCGGGCCCAGGAGCTACAAATTTAGTAACAGGTTTGGCAGATGCCCAAATAGATTCTACACCTATGGTTTGTATTACAGGCCAAGTAGGTAGTCATTTATTAGGTTCAGATGCTTTTCAAGAAACCGATATTGTTGGTATTTCTACTCCCGTAACAAAATGGAATTACCAAATAACAAAGGCATCAGAAATACCTAAAATTTTAGCAAAAGCTTTCTTTATTGCTAAATCAGGTCGTCCAGGTCCAGTTTTAATTGATATTACTAAGGACGCTCAGTTTGAAGAGTTTGATTTTTCTTATGAAAAATGCAAAGGTGTTCGTAGTTATAATCCATTTCCTAAAGTTGATGTAACAAAAGTAGAAGAGGCAGCAACTTTAATAAACGCAGCAAAAAAACCAATGATTGTTTTTGGACAAGGCGTTATTTTAGGTCAAGCAGAAAAAGAATTAAAAGAGTTGGTAGAAAAAGCAGGTATACCTGCAGCTTGGACCATTTTAGGACTTTCTGCAATGGATACAGAACATCCTTTAAATGTAGGTATGGTAGGTATGCATGGTAACTATGGTCCAAATTTATTAACCAACGAATGCGATTTATTAATTGCAATCGGAATGCGTTTTGATGACCGTGTTACAGGTAATTTAGAAACCTATGCTAAGCAAGCAAAAGTTATTCATTTTGAAATAGATCCTGCTGAGATTAATAAAAATGTAAAATCTGATGTAGCTGTTTTAGGAAACTCTAAAGAAACATTACAAATGTTATTGCCGTTGATTAGTAAAAATAGTCATGAGGCCTGGCATAATGAGTTTAAAAAGAAATACGAAATAGAATACAACGAAGTAATCAAAAACGATTTACACCCTACGAAAGAAGGGTTGACAATGGCTGAGGTTATTGAAGAAATAAATATTGCTTCTAAAAATAGTGCTATTATTGTTACCGATGTAGGTCAACATCAAATGGTAGCTTGTAGGTATGCTAAATTTAACCAGACAAAAAGTAATGTTACTTCTGGCGGTTTAGGTACAATGGGTTTTGCTTTGCCAGCAGCTATAGGTGCTAAAATGGGAGCGATGGATAGAGAAGTTGTTGCCATTATTGGCGATGGTGGTTACCAAATGACGATACAAGAATTAGGTGTAATCTTTCAGCATAAATTACCCGTTAAAATAGTTGTGCTAAATAACGATCACTTAGGGATGGTTCGCCAGTGGCAAGAATTATTTTTCGAAAAAAGGTATGCATCAACAGTAATGGTAAATCCTGATTTTGTGAAAATAGCAGAAGGTTATAGCATTAAAGCAACTCGTATTAGCGAAAGAAAAGATTTAAAAGCTACCATACAAGAAATGATAGCTTCTGATGAGCCTTATTTCTTAGAAGTAAAAGTAGAGAAAGAACATAATGTGTTTCCTATGATTCCAACAGGAGCATCGGTATCAGACATGAGATTGAAATAA
- the ilvD gene encoding dihydroxy-acid dehydratase yields the protein MELNKYSKNVTQDPTQPAAQAMLYGIGFKDEDFEKPIIGVASTGYEGNPCNMHLNDLAKLVKEGVNSQASVGLIFNTIGVSDGISMGTPGMRFSLPSRDIIADSMETVVQGMSYDGLVTVVGCDKNMPGALMAMLRLNRPSILVYGGTIASGCHNDKKLDVVSAFEAWGEKVAGTMKEEDFQCIIKKSIPGAGACGGMYTANTMASAIEALGMSLPYNSSNPAISKDKEVECIEAGKRMFYLLENDIKPLDIVTRKSLENAIRLVTIMGGSTNAVLHFLAIARAADIEFTLQDFQHISDTTPFIADLKPSGKYLMEDVHRIGGIPAVLKYLLQNGLLHGDCLTVTGKTLAENLADVPDMEEGQDVIRPLDNPIKSTGHLRMLYGNLAENGSVAKITGKEGLLFKGTAKVFNSEYDANDGIRDGKVKKGDVVVIRYEGPKGGPGMPEMLKPTAAIMGAGLGKEVALITDGRFSGGTHGFVVGHISPEAQDGGTIALVKDGDIITIDAETNAINVDVTADELAKRKEAWVEPALKFKKGVLYKYARSVSSASQGCVTDEF from the coding sequence ATGGAATTAAATAAATATAGTAAAAACGTCACTCAAGATCCAACACAACCTGCAGCACAAGCAATGTTGTACGGAATAGGTTTTAAAGATGAAGATTTCGAAAAACCTATTATCGGTGTAGCTAGTACAGGTTACGAAGGTAACCCATGTAATATGCATTTAAATGATTTGGCTAAATTGGTCAAAGAAGGTGTTAATTCACAGGCATCAGTCGGTCTTATTTTTAATACAATAGGTGTTAGTGATGGTATTTCTATGGGAACACCAGGGATGCGTTTTTCTTTACCATCAAGAGATATTATTGCAGATTCTATGGAAACTGTAGTACAAGGTATGTCTTACGATGGTTTAGTGACTGTAGTTGGTTGTGATAAAAATATGCCTGGAGCTTTAATGGCTATGCTACGTTTAAACAGACCTTCTATTTTAGTATATGGTGGTACAATTGCTTCTGGTTGTCATAATGATAAAAAACTAGATGTAGTATCTGCTTTTGAAGCATGGGGAGAAAAAGTAGCAGGTACAATGAAAGAAGAAGACTTTCAGTGTATTATAAAAAAATCTATTCCAGGAGCAGGTGCTTGTGGTGGTATGTACACGGCAAATACTATGGCTTCAGCAATTGAAGCATTAGGTATGTCGTTACCTTACAATTCATCAAACCCAGCCATAAGTAAAGATAAAGAAGTAGAATGTATAGAGGCAGGTAAAAGAATGTTTTACCTACTTGAAAACGATATTAAGCCTTTAGATATAGTAACACGGAAATCATTAGAAAATGCAATTCGTTTAGTTACCATAATGGGAGGTTCTACAAATGCAGTGCTTCACTTTTTAGCAATTGCAAGAGCTGCTGATATTGAATTTACATTACAAGATTTTCAACATATTAGTGATACTACACCATTTATAGCAGATTTAAAACCTAGTGGTAAATACTTAATGGAAGATGTACACCGTATAGGTGGTATTCCAGCAGTATTAAAGTATTTATTACAAAATGGTTTATTACATGGCGATTGTTTAACTGTTACAGGTAAAACTTTAGCAGAAAACTTAGCTGATGTACCTGATATGGAAGAAGGGCAAGATGTAATTCGTCCATTAGATAACCCTATAAAAAGTACAGGTCATTTACGTATGCTTTACGGAAATTTAGCTGAAAATGGTTCTGTAGCAAAAATTACGGGTAAAGAAGGTTTGTTATTTAAAGGAACAGCAAAAGTTTTTAATAGTGAATATGATGCTAATGATGGTATTCGCGATGGTAAGGTTAAAAAAGGAGATGTTGTTGTAATCCGTTACGAAGGTCCTAAAGGCGGTCCTGGAATGCCAGAAATGCTAAAACCAACAGCAGCTATTATGGGTGCAGGTTTAGGTAAAGAAGTAGCATTAATTACAGATGGTCGTTTTTCAGGAGGTACACATGGTTTTGTAGTAGGTCATATTTCGCCTGAAGCACAAGATGGTGGTACAATTGCCCTTGTAAAAGATGGTGATATTATAACGATTGATGCAGAAACAAATGCTATAAATGTAGATGTAACTGCAGATGAGTTAGCAAAGCGTAAAGAAGCGTGGGTAGAACCTGCTTTAAAATTTAAAAAAGGAGTGCTTTACAAATATGCACGTTCGGTCTCGTCGGCTTCACAAGGTTGTGTTACAGATGAGTTTTAA
- a CDS encoding aldehyde dehydrogenase: MKTVLNNQHIFFDTQKTKDVNFRISYLKKLLNEIIAKEDVICDALYLDFKKPKFETLASETQFVIAELKSLIKKTKSWAKPKRVSSALLNWPSSDYIYKEPYGAVLIIAPWNYPFQLAIAPLIGAIAAGNTAVIKPSEITPNTSKIISEIIKNVFPENYVTVIQGGVEVSEKLLAENWDYIFFTGSTKVGKIIYESAAKHLTPVTLELGGKNPTIVDETANIAVAAKRIVWGKFLNAGQTCIATDYILAHNNIKLKLIGELKKAITAFYGEDIEQSNDFARTVSKNHYNGLVDMLNGEKILFGGQKNDSDNYLAPTLVYEPKANSKLMEGEIFGPILPIIGYEKDEEIQQHISRYGKPLATYVFSEDKSFQDKIIANYSFGGGAINDTVIHITNKKLPFGGVGSSGIGAYHGKTSFDLFSHSKSIVKKGTWIDIPLRYAPYTTPIKWVKKIQKLF, encoded by the coding sequence ATGAAAACAGTATTAAACAATCAGCATATTTTTTTTGACACTCAGAAAACAAAAGATGTCAATTTTAGAATTTCATATCTTAAAAAATTACTGAATGAAATTATTGCAAAAGAAGATGTTATTTGTGATGCTCTATATCTAGATTTTAAAAAACCTAAATTCGAGACTTTAGCAAGCGAAACTCAATTTGTTATAGCGGAACTAAAGAGTCTTATCAAAAAAACGAAGTCTTGGGCTAAGCCAAAACGAGTTTCTTCGGCACTACTCAATTGGCCCTCATCTGATTACATATATAAAGAACCTTATGGTGCTGTTTTAATTATTGCTCCTTGGAATTATCCTTTTCAATTAGCCATAGCACCATTGATTGGGGCAATTGCTGCAGGAAATACTGCTGTAATTAAACCTTCAGAAATAACACCAAATACTTCTAAAATTATTTCTGAAATTATAAAAAATGTTTTCCCTGAAAATTATGTAACTGTAATACAAGGTGGTGTAGAGGTATCTGAAAAACTATTAGCCGAAAATTGGGATTATATATTTTTTACAGGAAGTACTAAAGTTGGAAAAATAATTTATGAAAGTGCAGCAAAGCATTTAACCCCTGTTACATTAGAACTTGGAGGAAAAAACCCTACAATTGTAGATGAAACAGCCAATATAGCTGTAGCTGCAAAGCGCATTGTTTGGGGTAAATTTTTAAATGCAGGCCAGACATGTATTGCTACCGATTATATATTAGCACACAACAACATTAAATTGAAACTTATTGGAGAGCTTAAAAAGGCTATTACAGCTTTTTATGGTGAAGATATAGAACAGTCAAATGATTTTGCTAGAACTGTAAGCAAAAATCATTATAATGGTTTAGTTGACATGCTTAATGGTGAAAAAATACTTTTTGGAGGACAAAAAAATGATTCTGATAATTATCTTGCTCCTACTCTAGTTTATGAGCCAAAAGCGAATAGCAAATTAATGGAAGGAGAAATATTTGGCCCCATTTTGCCAATTATTGGCTATGAAAAAGACGAAGAGATTCAGCAACATATTTCGCGCTATGGCAAACCATTAGCTACTTATGTTTTTAGTGAAGACAAATCTTTTCAAGATAAAATTATAGCTAACTATAGTTTTGGTGGTGGAGCTATAAATGATACTGTAATACATATAACGAATAAAAAATTACCTTTTGGTGGTGTTGGTAGTAGCGGTATTGGTGCCTACCATGGGAAAACCTCTTTTGATTTATTCTCGCACTCTAAAAGTATCGTTAAAAAGGGAACTTGGATTGATATTCCTTTACGCTATGCGCCATACACAACGCCAATAAAATGGGTGAAAAAAATACAGAAATTATTTTAG
- a CDS encoding biotin-dependent carboxyltransferase family protein, whose amino-acid sequence MLKVLKSGLFTTVQDLGRFGFRDKGVPVSGVMDIKTVYKLNMLLENEENDAVLEITMTGPTLEFEKNTFISLGGAELSMTLNNEPIDNYKVIKVKEGDILSYGRLKKGFRAYIAIKGGFQTNMVLGSRSYYSSIKLNGILKDKSTVDYKKVDSFKPKINALKVDEFLSEEVLHVAKGPEFDLLSDKQLESLFFKKFTIANENNRMAYQLVEIIMGHSKSMLTSATLPGTIQFTPSGKLIILMKDGQTTGGYPRILQLTDEGISILSQKKTGDVITLKLM is encoded by the coding sequence ATGCTTAAGGTATTAAAATCAGGACTTTTTACTACTGTTCAAGATTTGGGTCGTTTTGGTTTTAGAGACAAAGGCGTACCAGTATCTGGCGTTATGGATATAAAAACAGTGTATAAGTTAAATATGCTGCTTGAAAATGAAGAAAATGACGCTGTTTTAGAAATAACAATGACAGGACCTACATTAGAATTTGAAAAAAACACATTCATTTCTTTAGGAGGCGCTGAGTTATCAATGACGCTGAATAATGAGCCTATAGATAATTATAAAGTAATTAAAGTTAAAGAAGGTGATATTCTCTCTTATGGTCGATTAAAAAAAGGATTTAGAGCTTATATTGCTATAAAAGGAGGGTTTCAGACTAATATGGTTTTAGGGAGTAGATCGTATTATTCGTCTATAAAATTAAACGGAATACTAAAAGATAAAAGTACTGTAGATTATAAAAAAGTAGATTCTTTTAAACCTAAAATTAATGCTTTAAAAGTAGATGAGTTTTTAAGTGAAGAAGTTTTGCATGTAGCTAAAGGACCTGAATTTGATTTATTGTCAGACAAACAATTAGAGAGTTTATTCTTTAAAAAATTTACAATAGCAAACGAGAATAATAGAATGGCTTACCAATTAGTAGAAATAATTATGGGGCATTCTAAATCAATGTTAACCTCAGCTACTTTACCTGGTACTATACAATTTACACCATCGGGTAAATTAATAATTTTAATGAAAGATGGGCAAACAACTGGGGGTTACCCTCGAATTTTGCAATTAACAGATGAGGGTATTTCAATATTATCTCAGAAAAAAACAGGTGATGTAATTACTTTAAAATTGATGTAG
- the pxpB gene encoding 5-oxoprolinase subunit PxpB, with product MKKYPVSIRPFGVHAVLIEWPEQVEEDILKDILFFISDLKRNHLKDNKWEFIPAYNSLTLVLRGEIIEFDVFKTQLNEWYLTKEETFLEENYLWRLPVCYDAQFGLDLVEVAEKLNTTIEEVIKTHTASVYTVYGIGFLPGFMYLGGLPKNLEVPRRETPRSKVAKGSVGLAGKQTGIYPQESPGGWNILGNCSVPIFDPKKENPCIVKVGDKVQFYAISKAEYDLHKIEAEVGIYQFEKIKIDA from the coding sequence GTGAAAAAATATCCAGTTTCAATACGCCCTTTTGGAGTTCATGCTGTTTTAATAGAGTGGCCAGAACAGGTAGAAGAAGATATTCTTAAAGATATTCTGTTTTTTATTTCAGATTTAAAGCGGAATCATTTGAAAGATAATAAGTGGGAGTTTATACCAGCTTACAATTCTTTAACACTTGTATTAAGAGGAGAAATAATAGAATTTGATGTCTTTAAAACTCAATTAAATGAATGGTACCTAACTAAAGAAGAAACTTTTTTAGAAGAAAATTATTTGTGGCGTTTGCCAGTTTGTTATGATGCTCAATTTGGTTTAGATCTAGTAGAAGTAGCTGAAAAACTTAATACCACAATAGAAGAGGTTATAAAAACTCATACAGCAAGTGTTTATACCGTATATGGTATTGGTTTTTTACCAGGGTTTATGTATTTGGGTGGTTTACCTAAAAACCTTGAAGTGCCAAGGCGCGAAACACCAAGGTCTAAAGTAGCAAAAGGTTCTGTTGGTTTAGCAGGTAAACAAACAGGTATATACCCTCAAGAATCTCCAGGAGGATGGAATATTTTAGGAAATTGCTCGGTACCTATTTTTGATCCTAAAAAGGAAAATCCATGTATTGTAAAAGTGGGAGATAAGGTTCAGTTTTATGCGATTTCTAAAGCAGAGTACGATTTGCATAAAATTGAAGCAGAAGTCGGAATTTATCAATTTGAAAAAATTAAAATAGATGCTTAA
- the pxpA gene encoding 5-oxoprolinase subunit PxpA, translating to MDRIFIDINSDVGEGVGNEALLLPLLSSCNIACGGHAGDNNSMRDIIQLAKKHTVLIGVHPSYPDKNNFGRLSIDIQHQHLITSIRDQITNFSEICKEEKAILNHIKPHGALYNDIAKDKKLALVFLEAILPHKNEIKLYVPYNSIIEKEALKQSFDIVYEAFLDRNYNDDLSLVARSKLNSLIQTPEKVLQHLLEMVKNEQVISVNDTSIKIKANTYCIHGDTSDALKILTYLHKELKNHFIAIKK from the coding sequence ATGGATAGAATATTTATAGATATAAATAGCGATGTAGGAGAAGGGGTTGGTAATGAGGCACTTCTTTTGCCTCTTTTATCATCATGCAATATAGCCTGTGGTGGTCATGCAGGTGATAATAATAGTATGCGAGATATTATACAGCTGGCTAAAAAACATACTGTATTAATCGGTGTGCATCCATCATATCCTGATAAAAATAATTTTGGTAGACTTTCTATAGATATTCAGCATCAACACTTAATAACAAGTATCCGTGATCAAATAACTAACTTTTCTGAAATTTGTAAAGAAGAGAAAGCAATTTTAAACCATATAAAGCCCCATGGAGCTTTGTATAATGATATAGCAAAAGATAAAAAATTAGCTTTAGTTTTTTTAGAAGCAATTCTCCCACATAAAAATGAAATTAAATTATACGTTCCATACAATTCAATAATAGAAAAAGAAGCATTAAAGCAATCTTTTGACATCGTATACGAAGCTTTTTTAGACCGAAATTATAATGATGATTTAAGTTTAGTAGCCCGTAGCAAACTAAATTCTCTAATTCAAACTCCTGAAAAAGTATTACAACATCTATTAGAAATGGTCAAAAATGAACAGGTTATTTCTGTAAATGATACATCAATAAAAATTAAAGCAAATACCTACTGTATTCATGGCGATACTTCTGATGCTTTGAAAATATTAACGTATCTTCATAAAGAGTTAAAAAATCATTTTATAGCTATTAAAAAGTGA
- a CDS encoding Nramp family divalent metal transporter: MFKKFGPGVLVAAAFIGPGTVTACTLAGAKFGFALLWAMLLSIIAAIVLQGMSARLGLVSQNGLADVIKSEIKIPWVKYSVLCIILSAIVIGNAAYEGGNIGGATLGLQAVFGEELTPYYPLIIGFLAFVLLYYGNYKVLEKVLVSLVILMSLSFFITAIITKPDISKLLKGAFVPSFPDNSLLTIITLVGTTVVPYNLFLHASLVSEKWKSVSDLKQVRRDTIISIALGGLVSMGIMVSASVIPNKNITNVMDLALGLEPLYGAAAKYLMGIGLFAAGITSAITAPLAAAYVVNSCFGWKASLKDIKFKLVWMLIIVIGVSFLYIGVTPIEIIKFAQIANGILLPVIAVFLLWVVNKKTILGNYKNTPFQNILGTIIIVITLVLGIKSIIKVFGY, encoded by the coding sequence ATGTTTAAAAAATTTGGTCCAGGAGTTTTAGTAGCAGCAGCTTTTATAGGGCCTGGAACAGTTACGGCATGTACATTAGCAGGTGCTAAATTTGGCTTCGCATTATTATGGGCAATGCTTTTATCTATAATAGCAGCAATTGTATTACAAGGAATGTCTGCTCGGCTAGGTTTAGTTAGTCAGAACGGTTTGGCAGATGTTATCAAATCAGAAATTAAAATACCATGGGTTAAATATTCAGTTTTATGTATTATACTTTCAGCTATAGTTATAGGTAATGCCGCTTATGAAGGGGGTAATATTGGAGGTGCAACATTAGGTTTACAAGCTGTTTTTGGAGAAGAACTTACTCCGTATTATCCATTAATAATAGGATTTTTGGCATTCGTTTTATTGTATTATGGTAATTATAAAGTTTTAGAAAAGGTGTTGGTTTCACTTGTTATTTTAATGAGCTTATCTTTTTTTATAACAGCAATAATTACGAAACCAGATATCAGTAAACTCCTAAAAGGTGCTTTTGTACCTTCTTTCCCCGATAATAGCCTTTTAACGATAATTACATTAGTAGGCACAACAGTAGTGCCATATAATTTGTTTTTACACGCATCATTAGTAAGTGAAAAGTGGAAATCTGTATCAGACTTAAAGCAGGTTAGGCGTGATACAATTATATCGATAGCTTTAGGTGGCTTAGTATCTATGGGTATTATGGTTTCTGCCTCTGTTATTCCAAATAAAAATATTACAAATGTTATGGATTTAGCATTAGGGCTTGAACCTTTGTATGGTGCAGCAGCTAAATATCTTATGGGAATTGGTTTGTTTGCTGCTGGTATTACCTCTGCAATAACAGCTCCGTTGGCTGCTGCTTATGTTGTAAATAGTTGTTTTGGTTGGAAAGCGAGTTTAAAAGATATAAAGTTCAAACTTGTTTGGATGTTGATTATAGTGATAGGGGTTTCCTTTTTATACATAGGGGTAACACCTATTGAAATTATTAAATTTGCTCAAATAGCAAATGGAATACTACTACCAGTAATAGCTGTATTTTTACTTTGGGTGGTTAATAAAAAAACCATTTTGGGGAACTATAAAAATACTCCTTTTCAAAATATTTTAGGAACTATAATAATAGTAATCACTCTAGTTTTAGGAATTAAAAGTATCATAAAAGTTTTTGGGTATTAA
- a CDS encoding DUF2891 domain-containing protein, with product MNSKLISILLLSFFLNSCKEDVKKESTVEDNIVVPELTFKEANRLAGLPLACLQIEYPNKLNQSLNDASHIASPKELHPAFYGCFDWHSSVHGHWSLVSLLKQYPSLHEAATIRAQLAANITAENIAVEIAYFKMEGNSSYERTYGWAWILKLAEELHTWEDPLARDLEKNLQPLTDLIVSSYLEFLPKLNYPIRVGEHTNTAFGLSLALDYAETLKNNGLIEGIKNCVTRFYSDDADCPLSWEPSGFDFLSPCLEEANLVRRIYSADDFKIWFDAFLPELTDADYELEPGKVSDRTDGKLVHLDGLNFSRAWCLYGIAETLPEYSHLKKMANNHISYSLPNIIDANYSGTHWLGSFALHALNNAK from the coding sequence ATGAATAGTAAGCTTATTTCAATTCTTTTATTATCCTTTTTTTTGAATAGTTGTAAAGAGGATGTAAAAAAAGAAAGTACAGTAGAAGATAATATAGTAGTGCCAGAATTGACTTTTAAAGAGGCAAATAGGTTGGCAGGTTTGCCGCTAGCATGTTTACAAATAGAGTATCCTAATAAATTAAATCAATCTTTAAATGATGCAAGTCACATTGCTTCTCCGAAAGAATTACACCCTGCTTTTTACGGTTGTTTTGATTGGCATTCTTCAGTACATGGTCATTGGAGTTTAGTATCGTTATTAAAACAATACCCAAGTTTGCACGAAGCAGCAACTATTAGAGCTCAATTGGCAGCAAATATAACGGCTGAAAATATAGCAGTAGAAATAGCATATTTTAAGATGGAAGGGAATAGTTCTTATGAACGAACCTATGGTTGGGCTTGGATTTTAAAATTAGCAGAAGAATTACATACTTGGGAGGATCCATTAGCGCGTGATTTAGAGAAAAATTTACAACCATTAACGGATTTAATTGTAAGCTCTTATTTAGAGTTTTTACCAAAACTAAATTACCCAATACGAGTAGGAGAGCATACCAATACAGCTTTCGGTTTATCATTAGCACTAGATTATGCTGAAACATTGAAAAATAATGGGTTAATAGAAGGTATTAAAAATTGTGTTACTCGATTTTATAGTGATGATGCTGATTGCCCTTTAAGTTGGGAACCTAGTGGGTTTGATTTTTTATCACCATGCTTAGAAGAAGCTAATTTAGTTCGTAGAATATATTCAGCTGATGATTTTAAAATTTGGTTTGATGCTTTTTTACCAGAACTAACAGATGCTGATTATGAGTTAGAACCAGGTAAAGTTTCAGATAGAACGGATGGTAAATTAGTACATTTAGATGGCCTTAATTTTAGTAGAGCTTGGTGTTTATATGGTATAGCAGAAACTTTACCAGAGTATTCTCATTTAAAAAAAATGGCTAATAACCACATTTCATACTCGCTGCCTAATATAATTGATGCAAATTATAGCGGAACACATTGGTTGGGTAGTTTTGCTTTGCATGCACTGAATAATGCAAAATAA